Proteins from a single region of Hydra vulgaris chromosome 12, alternate assembly HydraT2T_AEP:
- the LOC100205156 gene encoding hippocalcin-like protein 1 encodes MGKKNSKIPAEVLANLQGCTAFNDEELSKWYKGFMKDCPRGKMTKNEFESIYKNFFKEGDASKFASHVFRTFDKDGDQTIDFYEFMCGLSITCHGSREDKLRWAFNMYDINKSGTITEDELYEIIKSIYSMMADDAKMNEDEEDLPERLSERLFLQMDEDGDGEITIDEFIGAAKNDATILKLLQQQY; translated from the coding sequence atGGGAAAGAAAAACAGCAAAATCCCGGCTGAAGTTTTAGCAAACTTGCAAGGTTGTACCGCTTTTAACGACGAAGAGTTATCAAAATGGTACAAAGGTTTTATGAAGGATTGTCCGCGAGGTAAAATGACAAAGAACGAGTTTGAAAGtatctataaaaacttttttaaagaaggAGATGCCTCTAAATTTGCTAGTCATGTTTTCAGAACATTTGATAAAGACGGAGATCAAACTATCGATTTTTATGAGTTTATGTGTGGTTTATCAATAACATGTCACGGAAGTCGAGAAGATAAATTAAGATGGGCTTTTAACATGTATGACATCAATAAATCTGGAACAATAACAGAGGACGAACTTTATGAGAtcataaaatcaatatatagtATGATGGCAGATGATGCGAAAATGAACGAAGACGAAGAAGATCTTCCTGAAAGACTCTCGGAAAGGTTATTTTTACAAATGGATGAAGACGGTGATGGAGAAATTACTATAGATGAGTTTATTGGTGCAGCTAAAAATGATGCTACAATTTTGAAATTACTTCAGCaacaatattga